Proteins co-encoded in one Streptomyces sp. SLBN-31 genomic window:
- a CDS encoding serine hydrolase produces MSLQSLALIENWPVSTAAAGVVRADGTVLGVHGPADRPFPLASVTKPLAAYAALVAYEEGAVELDEPAGPAGSTVRHLLAHTSGLAFDEHRVTAPPGERRLYSNAGFEQLGDHIAKATDIPFGEYLRQAVLEPLGMTSTTLDGSPAKDGVSTMADLLRFAAEVQAPRLLDPRTVAQAMTVQYPGTKGVLPGYGHQNPNDWGLGFEIRDSKSPHWTGASSSPRTFGHFGQSGTFLWIDPDAGVACAALTDRNFGPWAVEAWPAFTDAVLDEI; encoded by the coding sequence ATGTCCTTGCAGAGCCTCGCGTTGATCGAGAACTGGCCGGTTTCCACCGCTGCGGCGGGCGTCGTGCGGGCCGACGGCACGGTCCTGGGGGTCCACGGGCCGGCCGACCGTCCCTTTCCGCTGGCCTCGGTCACCAAGCCGCTCGCGGCGTACGCCGCCCTCGTCGCGTACGAGGAGGGGGCGGTCGAGCTCGACGAGCCGGCCGGGCCGGCGGGGTCGACGGTGCGGCATCTGCTGGCGCACACCTCCGGGCTCGCCTTCGACGAACACCGCGTCACGGCCCCGCCGGGTGAGCGCCGGCTGTACTCCAACGCCGGCTTCGAGCAGCTCGGCGACCACATCGCCAAGGCGACGGACATCCCGTTCGGCGAGTACCTGCGGCAGGCGGTGCTGGAGCCGCTGGGCATGACGTCGACGACGCTCGACGGCTCCCCGGCGAAGGACGGCGTCTCGACCATGGCCGACCTGCTGCGGTTCGCGGCGGAGGTGCAGGCACCGCGCCTGCTGGACCCGCGCACGGTCGCGCAGGCGATGACCGTCCAGTACCCGGGGACGAAGGGTGTCCTGCCGGGCTACGGCCACCAGAACCCCAACGACTGGGGCCTAGGCTTCGAGATCCGCGACTCCAAGTCCCCGCACTGGACGGGCGCTTCCTCCTCCCCCCGTACCTTCGGCCACTTCGGCCAGTCGGGCACGTTCCTGTGGATCGACCCGGACGCGGGGGTGGCGTGCGCCGCTCTGACGGACCGGAATTTCGGGCCGTGGGCCGTGGAGGCGTGGCCCGCGTTCACCGACGCGGTGCTGGACGAGATCTGA
- a CDS encoding DEAD/DEAH box helicase yields the protein MSFVTVDLPGPVMLVPGGSLDRQLRDKSQLHPGLPTSVTRIAHDLSALGSGVPARIEEGGRGTSLLLHTAAYKLRLYPTDRGTGYFLASVNPVRLRDHNELAGRCLLVRPPRWHLVPELREIPQGAEAGWDRLRQAWQRLGAVPAEHREAAVQNTAQSGFLDMIGQLVDATERITTREERRDGPYPYASVAATGGQRHTRRAAYAFRLAVAEAPQEGAFVEVRGMAEMRGQVTRADGGLVTVRFDRPVSWADIPRQGELSVTPTSVVFDKQREAVALLRTRESRNPRLLPALVEHQVREIRPAPVTPAEPLDADQLEAFRKALATDDVLVVLGPPGTGKTRTITQIAHACATGPAGGRPNDDANGRVLITSHTNRAVDNVLAKLPEDLVVVRVGNEGKVHEDGRAYLLDRQINDLAGVVQNAMALREERFAHLDIAGAWAVELTRELDRLGTLSAAVDSATSELHTARRAAGGPARQRLDGLSVRREVDQGEREKIAQAIAQASDKCRQAQERSGSRVLGRVFRGQARRWQRRLDELRGRDDELSSALAAADTATAEACQELERVTREDPAVRRALRIREQAAEDRTDCLGRARRAAERAVAAVAHLDSPPLPSPAPERDELRALNRWLERRLPLLTARRQLAAEWRTAITAEPEQLVPEFIRYAHVVGATCIGTASRPELSGVDFDLAIVDEAGQIGIADALVPLVRARRGVLVGDHKQLPPFLDSEVADWGKDIASAELRGLMAKSALERLVDGLPASHIVQLSVQRRMPVEIAGFVSSTFYGNLLRTEKDHVHHDPLFDSPIAFVDTGGLSAREREESSGRRAQESFGRAGVSNRCEARLLARLAAFYHGHGGDWTVIVPYRAQVAAVVAEVSQLIGDAQRAKASVGTVDSFQGGEREVILYGFTRSNAEGRIGFLKELRRANVAFTRAQRQLVLVGDLGTLLRADDPDFRALMHGLYEHLRSCGDIRASHDVMGRLAAHGGDGA from the coding sequence GTGTCCTTCGTCACCGTCGACCTGCCCGGCCCCGTGATGCTGGTGCCCGGCGGCTCTCTGGACAGACAGCTGCGCGACAAGTCTCAGCTGCACCCGGGACTGCCGACCTCGGTGACGCGGATCGCCCACGACCTCAGCGCCCTCGGCAGCGGTGTCCCCGCTCGGATCGAGGAGGGCGGCCGGGGCACAAGCCTGTTGCTGCACACGGCGGCCTACAAGCTGCGGCTGTATCCGACGGATCGCGGAACCGGCTACTTCCTGGCGAGCGTCAACCCAGTGCGACTGCGCGACCACAACGAACTCGCCGGGCGCTGCCTGCTGGTACGGCCGCCCCGGTGGCACCTGGTGCCGGAGCTGCGCGAAATACCCCAAGGTGCCGAGGCCGGCTGGGACCGGCTTCGCCAGGCCTGGCAGCGCCTGGGCGCGGTCCCCGCCGAACACCGGGAGGCCGCCGTACAGAACACGGCACAGTCCGGCTTCCTCGACATGATCGGACAACTCGTCGACGCCACCGAACGCATCACCACCCGGGAGGAACGCCGCGACGGCCCCTACCCGTACGCCTCGGTCGCCGCCACCGGCGGGCAGCGGCACACCAGGCGAGCCGCGTACGCATTCCGCCTCGCAGTGGCCGAGGCGCCCCAGGAGGGCGCTTTCGTGGAGGTGCGCGGGATGGCCGAGATGCGGGGCCAGGTCACCCGCGCGGACGGCGGTCTCGTCACCGTACGTTTCGACCGGCCCGTGTCCTGGGCGGACATTCCGCGGCAGGGCGAACTCTCCGTGACGCCGACTTCGGTGGTCTTCGACAAGCAGCGCGAGGCGGTGGCCCTGCTCAGGACCCGGGAGAGCCGCAACCCGCGGCTGCTGCCCGCCCTGGTGGAACACCAGGTGCGCGAGATCCGGCCCGCGCCCGTGACGCCCGCCGAGCCGCTGGACGCCGACCAGCTGGAGGCGTTCCGCAAGGCCCTCGCCACGGACGACGTCCTCGTGGTCCTGGGCCCGCCCGGTACCGGCAAGACCCGCACCATCACGCAGATCGCGCACGCATGTGCCACCGGCCCGGCAGGCGGCCGCCCGAACGACGACGCGAACGGACGCGTGCTGATCACCTCGCACACCAACCGTGCGGTGGACAACGTGCTGGCTAAGCTCCCCGAGGACCTGGTCGTGGTCCGCGTGGGCAACGAGGGCAAGGTCCACGAGGACGGCCGGGCCTATCTGCTGGACCGCCAGATCAACGATCTCGCCGGAGTCGTACAAAACGCCATGGCGCTACGCGAGGAGCGGTTCGCGCATCTGGACATCGCCGGCGCCTGGGCCGTCGAGCTGACACGGGAGCTGGACCGCCTTGGCACGCTGTCGGCTGCGGTGGACTCGGCGACCAGCGAGCTGCACACGGCCCGCCGCGCCGCCGGCGGCCCGGCACGGCAGCGCCTCGACGGCCTGAGCGTCCGGCGCGAGGTCGACCAGGGCGAACGGGAGAAGATCGCGCAGGCCATCGCTCAGGCGTCCGACAAGTGCCGCCAGGCACAGGAGCGTTCGGGCAGCCGTGTGCTCGGCCGGGTCTTCCGCGGCCAGGCGCGGCGTTGGCAGCGACGGCTCGACGAACTGCGGGGCCGGGATGACGAACTGAGCTCCGCGCTCGCCGCCGCGGACACCGCGACCGCCGAGGCCTGCCAGGAACTGGAACGGGTCACCCGAGAGGACCCGGCCGTGCGCCGCGCCCTGCGGATTCGGGAGCAGGCGGCCGAGGACCGAACAGACTGCCTCGGGCGGGCACGCCGCGCCGCCGAGCGCGCCGTCGCCGCCGTCGCCCATCTGGACAGCCCGCCCCTTCCGAGTCCCGCCCCGGAACGTGACGAACTGCGGGCGCTGAACAGGTGGCTGGAGCGACGGCTGCCGCTGCTCACCGCTCGCCGACAGCTCGCCGCCGAGTGGCGTACCGCCATCACGGCCGAACCGGAGCAGCTGGTACCGGAGTTCATCCGCTACGCCCATGTCGTGGGCGCAACCTGCATCGGCACGGCCTCACGGCCGGAACTGTCCGGCGTCGACTTCGACCTGGCCATCGTCGACGAGGCGGGCCAGATCGGCATCGCCGACGCCCTCGTGCCGCTGGTCCGGGCGCGACGCGGGGTGCTCGTCGGCGACCACAAGCAGCTACCGCCGTTCCTGGACAGCGAAGTCGCCGACTGGGGCAAGGACATCGCTTCGGCAGAGCTGCGCGGGCTGATGGCGAAAAGCGCCTTGGAGCGGTTGGTCGACGGGCTGCCGGCCTCGCACATCGTCCAGCTGAGCGTGCAGCGCCGTATGCCCGTCGAGATAGCCGGCTTCGTCTCATCGACGTTCTACGGCAACCTGCTGCGCACCGAGAAGGATCATGTCCACCACGATCCCCTGTTCGACAGCCCGATCGCCTTCGTGGACACCGGCGGCCTGTCGGCCCGCGAACGGGAGGAGTCTTCGGGCCGGCGGGCCCAGGAGTCCTTCGGCCGCGCCGGGGTGTCCAACCGCTGCGAGGCACGGCTGCTGGCGCGGCTGGCGGCCTTCTATCACGGGCACGGCGGCGACTGGACCGTGATCGTGCCCTACCGCGCCCAGGTCGCCGCGGTGGTGGCCGAGGTGTCCCAGCTGATCGGGGACGCCCAGCGCGCCAAGGCCTCGGTCGGCACGGTCGACTCCTTCCAGGGCGGCGAGCGCGAGGTCATCCTCTACGGCTTCACCCGCAGCAACGCCGAGGGCCGCATCGGCTTTCTGAAGGAACTGCGGCGCGCCAACGTCGCCTTCACCCGCGCGCAGCGGCAGCTCGTCCTGGTGGGCGATCTGGGCACGCTGCTGCGCGCCGACGACCCGGACTTCCGCGCCCTGATGCACGGCCTGTACGAGCATCTCAGGAGCTGCGGTGACATCCGGGCCAGCCACGACGTGATGGGACGGCTGGCGGCGCACGGAGGGGACGGAGCATGA
- a CDS encoding pirin family protein, whose product MDVRRAAERYPGGDAAAGIESWHAFSFGPHYDPDNLRFGAVIACNEERLAPGAGFDEHPHSHTEIVTWVVEGELTHRDSAGHRTRVRPGDVQRLSSAAGVRHVERNDTTEPLTFVQMWLAPREPGGTPSYEIVRGIADSTPYAVPEAAAMLHVRRLTAGERTAVPDGPFVYVHVVRGEVTLDGEGLAAGDAARLTDAKDLEAIATTNAELLMWEMTGSP is encoded by the coding sequence ATGGACGTACGGCGCGCTGCGGAGCGCTACCCGGGGGGCGATGCGGCGGCCGGCATCGAGTCGTGGCACGCCTTCTCCTTCGGCCCGCACTACGACCCCGACAACCTCCGCTTCGGCGCGGTCATCGCCTGCAACGAGGAGCGCCTCGCGCCGGGCGCAGGCTTCGACGAACACCCCCACAGCCACACGGAGATCGTGACGTGGGTGGTCGAGGGCGAGCTGACGCACCGGGACTCGGCGGGCCACCGGACCCGGGTGCGCCCCGGCGACGTCCAGCGCCTCAGCTCGGCGGCGGGCGTACGTCACGTCGAACGCAACGACACCACCGAGCCTCTCACCTTCGTCCAGATGTGGCTGGCCCCGCGGGAACCCGGCGGCACCCCGTCCTACGAGATCGTCCGCGGCATCGCCGACTCCACCCCCTACGCGGTCCCGGAAGCGGCCGCGATGCTGCACGTACGCCGCCTGACGGCGGGCGAGCGCACCGCGGTCCCGGACGGCCCCTTCGTGTACGTCCACGTGGTGCGCGGCGAAGTGACCCTGGACGGCGAGGGTCTGGCCGCGGGCGACGCGGCCCGCCTGACGGACGCCAAGGACCTGGAGGCGATCGCGACGACGAACGCCGAACTGCTGATGTGGGAGATGACGGGCAGTCCTTAG
- a CDS encoding CdaR family transcriptional regulator, which translates to MPEPEATRPEAAHTAVHAHAATLKRLEKSSGSLAAQAIARMDETLPWYRAMPPENRSWIGLVAQAGIAAFTEWFRHPDAPQAISTDVFGTAPRELTRAITLRQTVEMVRTTIEVMESAIDEVAAPGDESVLREALLVYAREIAFATAQVYAQAAEARGAWDARLESLVVNAVLSGEADEGAVSRAAALGWNAPEHVCVVLGTAPDGDSELTVEAIRRAARHAKLQVLTGVLGDRLVVIAGGSDNPLGVAKSLIGPYAAGPVVAGPVVPDLLAATRSAQAAAAGLKACSAWQDAPRPVLADDLLPERAIAGDPGAREQLVEEIYRPLEEAGSALLETLSVYLEQASSLEGAARMLFVHPNTVRYRLRRVTDVTGWSPSDVRSAFTLRIALILGRLADGDLPA; encoded by the coding sequence GTGCCCGAACCCGAAGCCACCAGGCCCGAAGCAGCCCATACCGCCGTACATGCCCACGCCGCGACCCTGAAGCGGCTGGAGAAGTCCTCCGGGTCCCTCGCCGCGCAGGCCATCGCGCGCATGGACGAGACGCTGCCGTGGTACCGGGCCATGCCCCCGGAGAACCGTTCCTGGATCGGGTTGGTCGCCCAGGCCGGTATCGCCGCCTTCACCGAGTGGTTCCGGCACCCCGACGCCCCGCAGGCCATCTCGACCGACGTCTTCGGCACGGCCCCGCGCGAGCTGACCCGGGCCATCACGCTGCGGCAGACCGTGGAGATGGTGCGCACGACCATCGAGGTCATGGAGTCGGCCATCGACGAGGTCGCGGCCCCCGGTGACGAGAGCGTGCTGCGCGAGGCGCTGCTGGTGTACGCCCGCGAGATCGCCTTCGCCACCGCCCAGGTGTACGCCCAGGCCGCCGAGGCACGCGGTGCCTGGGACGCGCGTCTGGAGTCGCTGGTGGTCAACGCGGTGCTCAGCGGGGAGGCCGACGAGGGGGCCGTGAGCAGGGCGGCCGCGCTCGGCTGGAACGCGCCCGAACATGTGTGTGTCGTGCTGGGTACGGCCCCGGACGGGGACTCCGAGCTGACCGTCGAGGCCATCCGGCGGGCGGCCCGGCACGCCAAGCTGCAGGTGCTGACGGGAGTGCTCGGCGACCGGCTGGTCGTCATCGCCGGCGGCAGCGACAACCCGCTCGGGGTGGCGAAATCCCTGATCGGGCCGTATGCGGCGGGGCCCGTGGTCGCGGGGCCGGTGGTGCCGGACCTGCTGGCCGCGACCCGGTCCGCGCAGGCCGCCGCCGCCGGACTCAAGGCCTGTTCGGCGTGGCAGGACGCCCCGCGGCCGGTCCTGGCGGACGATCTGCTTCCGGAGCGCGCCATCGCCGGGGACCCCGGTGCGCGCGAGCAGTTGGTGGAGGAGATCTACAGACCGCTGGAGGAGGCGGGGTCGGCTCTGCTGGAGACGCTCTCCGTCTATCTCGAACAGGCGTCCAGCCTCGAAGGCGCGGCCCGGATGCTCTTCGTCCATCCGAACACCGTGCGCTACCGGCTTCGACGTGTGACAGACGTCACCGGCTGGTCGCCGTCTGATGTACGTTCGGCGTTCACGCTGCGGATCGCGCTGATCCTGGGGCGTCTGGCCGACGGAGATCTACCGGCCTAG
- a CDS encoding ACP S-malonyltransferase, protein MLVLVAPGQGAQTPGFLTPWLELPGAADRVAAWSDAIGLDLAHYGTQADADAIRDTAVAQPLLVAAGILSAAALGDIRPGAVAGHSVGEITAAAFAGVLDDTAALTLVRKRGLAMADAAAITETGMSALLGGDPEVSVAHLQRLGLTPANVNGAGQIVAAGTLEQLAALNEDKPEGVRKVVPLKVAGAFHTHHMAPAVDALAKAAADLAPADPKVTYVSNKDGQAVATGAEVVERLVGQVANPVRWDLCMETFKELGATAIVEVCPGGTLVGLAKRALPGVQTLALKTPDDLDAARALIAEHAQA, encoded by the coding sequence GTGCTCGTACTCGTCGCTCCCGGCCAGGGCGCCCAGACGCCCGGCTTCCTGACTCCCTGGCTCGAACTGCCCGGCGCCGCCGACCGCGTCGCCGCCTGGTCGGACGCCATCGGACTGGACCTCGCCCACTACGGCACCCAGGCCGATGCCGACGCCATCCGTGACACCGCGGTGGCGCAGCCGCTGCTGGTCGCGGCCGGGATCCTGTCCGCCGCGGCACTGGGTGACATCCGGCCCGGCGCGGTCGCGGGCCACTCCGTCGGTGAGATCACCGCCGCCGCCTTCGCCGGCGTCCTCGACGACACCGCCGCGCTGACCCTCGTACGCAAGCGGGGTCTGGCGATGGCCGACGCCGCCGCGATCACCGAGACCGGCATGTCGGCGCTGCTCGGCGGCGACCCCGAGGTCTCCGTCGCGCACCTTCAGCGGCTGGGGCTGACCCCGGCGAACGTCAACGGCGCGGGCCAGATCGTCGCCGCCGGCACGCTGGAGCAGCTCGCCGCGCTGAACGAGGACAAGCCCGAGGGCGTCCGCAAGGTCGTCCCGCTGAAGGTCGCGGGCGCCTTCCACACGCACCACATGGCCCCGGCCGTGGACGCGCTGGCGAAGGCCGCCGCGGACCTCGCCCCGGCGGACCCGAAGGTCACCTACGTCTCCAACAAGGACGGTCAGGCCGTCGCCACCGGCGCCGAGGTCGTCGAGCGGCTGGTCGGCCAGGTCGCCAACCCGGTCCGCTGGGACCTGTGCATGGAGACGTTCAAGGAGCTCGGCGCGACCGCGATCGTCGAGGTCTGCCCCGGCGGCACGCTGGTGGGCCTCGCCAAGCGCGCGCTGCCCGGCGTGCAGACCCTCGCGCTCAAGACCCCCGACGACCTCGACGCGGCCCGCGCGCTCATCGCCGAGCACGCCCAGGCCTGA
- a CDS encoding ketoacyl-ACP synthase III, producing MSKIKPSKGAPYARILGVGGYRPTRVVPNEVILETIDSSDEWIRSRSGIETRHWASDEETVAAMSVEASGKAIADAGISAEQIGGVIVSTVSHFKQTPAVATEIADKLGTNKAAAFDISAGCAGFGYGLTLAKGMIVEGSAEYVLVIGVERLSDLTDLHDRATAFLFGDGAGAVVVGPSQEPAIGPTVWGSEGDKSETIKQTVPWTDYREGTVEKFPAITQEGQAVFRWAVFEMAKVAQQALDAAGITPNDLDVFIPHQANERIIDSMVKTLKLPQHVTVARDVRTTGNTSAASIPLAMERLLATGEAKSGDTALVIGFGAGLVYAATVVTLP from the coding sequence ATGTCGAAGATCAAGCCCAGCAAGGGCGCCCCGTACGCGCGCATCCTCGGCGTGGGCGGCTACCGTCCGACGCGGGTCGTGCCGAACGAGGTGATCCTCGAGACGATCGACTCCTCCGACGAGTGGATCCGTTCGCGCTCCGGCATCGAGACCCGGCACTGGGCCTCCGACGAGGAGACCGTGGCCGCGATGTCCGTCGAGGCGTCCGGCAAGGCGATCGCCGACGCCGGGATCTCCGCCGAGCAGATCGGCGGCGTGATCGTCTCGACCGTCTCGCACTTCAAGCAGACCCCGGCCGTGGCGACCGAGATCGCCGACAAGCTGGGCACGAACAAGGCCGCCGCCTTCGACATCTCGGCCGGCTGCGCGGGCTTCGGCTACGGCCTGACCCTCGCCAAGGGCATGATCGTCGAGGGCAGCGCCGAGTATGTCCTCGTGATCGGCGTCGAGCGGCTGTCCGACCTCACCGACCTGCACGACCGCGCCACGGCCTTCCTGTTCGGCGACGGCGCGGGCGCGGTCGTCGTCGGCCCCTCCCAGGAGCCCGCGATCGGCCCCACCGTCTGGGGCTCCGAGGGCGACAAGTCGGAGACCATCAAGCAGACCGTGCCGTGGACGGACTACCGCGAGGGCACGGTCGAGAAGTTCCCTGCGATCACGCAGGAGGGCCAGGCGGTGTTCCGCTGGGCCGTGTTCGAGATGGCGAAGGTCGCCCAGCAGGCGCTGGACGCGGCCGGAATCACCCCGAACGACCTGGACGTCTTCATTCCCCACCAGGCCAACGAGCGGATCATCGACTCGATGGTGAAGACGCTGAAACTGCCGCAGCACGTCACGGTCGCGCGTGACGTGCGCACCACCGGCAACACCTCGGCCGCCTCGATCCCGCTCGCGATGGAGCGGCTCCTGGCGACCGGTGAGGCGAAGAGCGGCGACACCGCGCTCGTCATCGGCTTCGGGGCGGGTCTCGTCTACGCCGCGACTGTCGTTACCCTCCCCTAG
- a CDS encoding acyl carrier protein — translation MAATQEEIVAGLADIVNEIAGIPVEDVQLDKSFTDDLDVDSLSMVEVVVAAEERFDVKIPDEDVKNLKTVGDATDYILKHQA, via the coding sequence ATGGCCGCCACTCAGGAAGAGATCGTCGCCGGTCTCGCCGACATCGTGAACGAGATCGCCGGCATCCCGGTTGAGGACGTCCAGCTGGACAAGTCCTTCACCGACGACCTGGACGTCGACTCGCTGTCCATGGTCGAGGTCGTCGTCGCCGCCGAAGAGCGCTTCGACGTCAAGATCCCGGACGAGGACGTCAAGAACCTCAAGACGGTCGGCGACGCGACCGACTACATCCTCAAGCACCAGGCCTGA